TCCAGCTTCCAGCCGTTGGCCTCGCAGATCTGCTTGGCGATCATCACGTCGTAGCCGTTGGCATAGGTGCCGGGCACGTTGGAGATGGGCACAGCGCCGTTGGAGTCGTCGCTCTGACTCCAGTTGTAAGGGGCGTAGGCGCACTCCATGGCGATGGTCAGCACGCCGTCCTCCACGCCGGAGGAGCCGGCGGTCTCCCCGCCTTCAGCGGTGGTGCCGGAATTGCCGGAGTCGGCAGTGTCGCCGGAGCTGCCGGTGCCGCCGCAGGCGGCCAGGGACGCTGTCATGGCCAGAGCCATCAGCAAGGTCAACAATCTCTTCATGTTTCTTCACCTTTCTCATCTCAAAAAAGATTCCGCGGCGGTCACAGACCTCCTCCGCGCCTGCCGCCGGCGGAGAGGAGAAAAAATGGACCGCTTTGTCAAGCGGTCCATGGAAAATACGGAAAGAAGCCCCCGGCAGGGACGATCCCGAACAGCCATTGATAGCGCTTCACAAAGGTTTGTGACAGTCCGGCAGGTATTCCCTGACGGCCCAGCACCAGAAGGACAGGCATCGTCCCGGCACTTCGGCGGCGGACCCTTCCCCGTCCGGCGGCTGCCTGGCCTTGCCGGAGCGGTACTGATGAACGCCGCGCCTCTATCTGAGCGATCCAATTTTGAAGGTATCCTATCACGTTCTCGGGGAGATGTCAACGCCCCTTCCCAGAAAAATGCCAAAAATCCCGCAGATTTGTGCAGATCATAGAAGAAAATGCCAAAACCGTTGCGCACTGTGGGGAAAATGTGGTATGATGCTCCCTGCACACACGGCGCAAGCGCCGGGAGAGGAGTGTGGAAGTATGATGCAGGCGGCGGAACTGGCGGTGCTGGACTGGCTCCAGGCCCATCTGCGCTGCGATTTTCTGGACGCGGTGATGCCGTGGATCAGCCGGATCTGCGACCACGGAGAGATTTGGATCCTGCTGGCGGCGGTGCTGCTGCTTCTGTGGAAGCACCGCTGGACAGGGATGTCCCTGTCCTTTGCGCTGATTCTGGATCTGATCTGCTGCAATATCGTTCTGAAACCCCTGGTCGGCCGGGTCCGGCCCTTCTTGGTGAATACCGCGGTGGAGCTGCTGACAGCACCCCCGGCGGACGCATCCTTTCCCTCGGGGCACACGGCGGCGTCCTTTGCGGCGGTGTTCGCCCTCCGGGCCTCCGGCAGCCCCCTGTGGAAGCCTGCCCTGGTACTGGCGGCTGGGATCGCCTTCTCCCGGCTGTACCTGTACGTCCACTGGCCCACCGACGTGCTGGGGGGCATTCTGGTGGGCGCCGCCGCAGGCTGGGCAGGCGCGCGGCTGGCAGACGCCCTCCGCCGCAGGCGGGAGCGGCTGGGCCGCAGGGCATAGCGGAAAAAACGGACCGGACGGCTTGCCGTCCGGTCCGTGCGGCTTCACGCGGCGTTCTCCCTGGCCTGAAGATATTTCTTCACAGCGAAGATGCCCGCCACCGCTGCCACGCCCAGTAGCGTCTCCGCCGCGTCGGTGTGGCTGACGATCATCTGCCGGACGATGGTGAACAGCAGCACGTCCACCACCGCGTCGGCGGTGTGCAGGGCCAGCATCTTCACGAACTCAATTCCCATCACCAGCAGCAGTGTGGCGGAGAGGAAATCCCCCAGGGCGAAGGCCTCTGGGGAGAGGAGCAGGGTCCGGCCAGTCTCCCGGAACAAAAATACCGCCCCGCAGACGATCACCAGCAGGATCACGGCGGCGATGAGCAGCTCCAAAGCACGGGCGGCCTTCAACAACAGGATGTGGGCGGGATGACGGTTCATGGTGCCTCCTTGCGCCGCGGGGCGGCAGAATGAAGATAAGAAATAAAAAGGGGGATAAGAGATGCCCCTCTCCGGGAAGTATCTCTTATTCTTTTATCTGGGCCTTGGACTTGCAAAAACGAAGAGCTCGTAAAAATGTAGGGGCGGCAATCTGCCGCCCGGCGGGAATAGTGTGGGGGCGTCGTGTTACCCCTCGTCGATGTCGAGGCTGCCGACGGGAGCCCCGGAGGGCAGAAATTTTTCGCCGTCGGACACTGTCAGGTACATAAAGCCTGTGGAATCCGCTGATTGGTACACCAGCGTACGGTCCTCGACGGCAAAGCGGTTGACGAATTTTTCATCATCTGTGGTGAGGATCACGGTGTCTCCGTCCAGTTTCCAGGTGCCGAGCCCAAAATAGCTGCTCAGGGCTCCTTCGGAACATCGCATACTTCCGTCACTGTTGAGGGCGATATAGAAATCGCTCCCAAACCCCTCTTTTTCGTAGATGTAGACCTGGTCGGCGAGGTCGTCGGCGGTTACCGCTGCCGGCTGGCCGGAACAGCCCGCCGCCATGAGAGTAAAGAGCAGGAGCAGGGCGGAAAACAGACGGCACTTCATCATGATGTAGCCCTCCTTTCCATGATCCGAAAACAGGACCGCCTCTCCATCAATCTATCACAGACGGCGGCCCATTGCAAGGCAAACCCGCCTTGCGTAAACGCCGGATTTGGGATATACTATATCTCTATGGAAAAATCAGCCTGCGGGCAGGAGGAACTCCCCATGAAGCTCATGGTCATCGACGGCAACAGCATCCTGAATCGGGCCTATTACGGCATCCGTCCTCTCACCACACGGGACGGGCTTTACACCCACGCCATCTTCGGATTTCTCACCACGCTCCTTCGACTGGAGGGGGAGGAGGCACCGGACGCGTTGTGCGTCACCTTCGACGTCCACGCTCCAACCTTCCGCCATCAGGCGTCGGAGGCCTACAAGGCCACCCGCAAGCCCATGCCGGAGGAGCTCCGGGTCCAGGTGCCGGTGCTGAAAGAGGTGCTGGACGCCCTGAACATTCCCCGTTATGAGCAGGAGGGCTGGGAGGCCGATGACCTGATCGGCACCATCTCCCGCAAGTGCGAGGCGGACGGCTGGGACTGCGTGGTGGTCACCGGCGACAAGGACAGCCTGCAGCTCATTACCGACCACACCATGGTGAAGCTGGTGTCCACCCGCATGGGGCAGACCACCACCAAGGATATGACGGAGACCGCCTTCCAAGAGCAGTACGGCTTCGCCCCCATCCACATGATCGACCTGAAGGCCCTGATGGGGGACAGCTCCGACAACATCCCCGGCGTCCCCGGCATCGGGGAGAAGACCGCCATGGCCCTGATCCAGCAGTACGAGAGCATCGACAACCTGTACGCCAAAATGCCGGACATCGAGGCCAAGCCTGCCGCCATCCGCAAGCTGGCGGAGGGGGAGGAGAGCGCCCGGGAGTCTTACTGGCTGGCCACCATCGTTACCGACGCGCCTCTGGACTTCCATCCCGAGGAGAACCTGTGCCGGAAGCCCGGCCCGGACGCCTACCCGCTGTTTTTGAAGCTGGAGTTCACCAAGCTGATCGAGAAGTTCGGCCTGTCCCCGGCGGAGCAGCCAGCGGCGGAAAGGGCGGACTTCACCATGACCGTGGAGCAGGTCACAGAGCCTGCTCAGACGGAGCGGCTGCTGGCCCTCTGGCGAGCGGCGGACCATGTATCGGTGCTGGCCCTGCCGGACCTGACGGGCCTCTCTGTGGTCTGCCGGACCGGGGCGGACACCGGCGTCACGGCGGAGCTGTTCTTCGACAAGTATCAGGGGGACTGGAACGCCCTTTTGAACGCCCTGTTCGCGGCGGACGTCCGCAAGGTCTCCCACAATGTCAAGGACCTGACGCGGACGCTGCTGGAAAACGGCCTGCGGGCGGAGGGCTTCGTCTTCGACACCGCCCTGGCTGCCTACCTGCTGGACGCCACGGCGGGGAGCTATGACCTTGCCCGCCTGTTCGTCGCCTATTTCAACGAGGAGCTGCCAAAGGCCCTCTACCTGGAACCGGACGCCTTCTCCCTGCTGGGGGACGCCGCCGCGGCGGAGGCCAGCTTCGACAGCTACGCCGCCGCCGTGGACTCCCTGTACGGCGCCCTGGCGGAAAGACTGGCGGAGCGGGGCCAGATGGACCTGCTGCATGAGATCGAGATGCCCCTCTGCGCCGTGCTGGCGGAGATGGAGACCGCCGGATGCAGGGTAGACGCCAAGGCCCTCGGTGCTTTCGGGGATCTGCTGGCCCGGCGGAGCGCCGAGCTGGAACAGCAGATCTACGCCATGGCGGGGGAGGAATTCAACATCAACTCCCCCAAGCAGCTGGGGGAGATCCTCTTCGGCAAGCTGGGCCTGCCCCATGGCAAAAAGACCAAGACCGGCTGGTCCACCAACGCCGATGTGCTGGAAAAGCTCCGGTACGAGGCCCCCATCGTGGGGGCGGTGCTGGAGTATCGCCAGTACGCCAAGCTGAAATCCACCTATGCCGACGGCCTTTTGAAGGCCATGGACCCGGACGGCCGGGTGCGGACCAGCTTCCAGATGACGGTGACGGCCACGGGCCGCCTCTCCTCCACAGAGCCTAATCTCCAGAACATCCCCACCCGCACGGACCTGGGCAGCGAGATCCGGCGGATGTTCATCCCGGCGGAGGGCTGCGTCCTAGTGGACGCCGACTACTCCCAGATCGAGCTGCGGCTGCTGGCCCACATGGCTGGGGACGAGGCCATGATCGCCGCCTTCCGCTCCGGCGGGGACTTCCACGCGGAGACGGCGGCCAAGGTGTTCCACGTGGCGCCGGACCAGGTAACTCATGAGATGCGCCGCCAGGCCAAGGCAGTGAACTTCGGCATCGTCTACGGCATCTCCGCCTTCTCTCTGAGCCAGGACATCGGCGTGAGCGTGGCGGAGGCCAAGGCGTATATGGAGGCCTACTTCGCCACCTTCCCAGGCGTCCGGACGTATATGGACGCCATTGTGGAGCGGGCCAGGGAGCAGGGCTATGTGGAGACGCTGTTCCACCGGCGGCGGGACCTGCCGGAGCTGAAGTCCTCCAACTTCAACCTCCGCTCCTTCGGGGAGCGAGTGGCCCTGAACATGCCCATCCAGGGCACCGCGGCGGACATCATGAAGCTGGCTATGGTGGCGGTGCGGAAACGCCTGCGGCAGGAACTGCCGGAGGCCCGTCTGGTGCTGCAAGTCCACGACGAGCTGATCGTGGAGTGCCCGGAGGCCCAGGCGGAGACCGCCGCGGCGCTGCTGAAGGAGGAGATGGAGAACGTGGTGTCCCTCTCCGTCCCCCTAACGGCGGACGCCCACTGGGGCAGAAACTGGCTGGAGGCCAAGGGCTGATGGGATTTCAGAAGATCGACTACGCCGCGTGGCCCCGCCGTCCGTATTTTGAGCATTACCACCGGGACGTGCCCTGTTGGTACAGCATGACGGTGGACGTGGACATCTCCGCCCTACTGCCCCGCCTGCGGGGGTCGGGACTCCGGTTCTATCCGTCGGTGATCCACGGCATCTCCCGGATGGTCAACGCGGACCCGGCCCTCCGCATGGCTATGGACGAGACGGGGGCCATCGGCGTCTACGACCGGGTGGACCCCACTTATACGATTTTTCACAAGGACGATGAGACCTTCTCCGTCCTCTGGACCGCCTACCAGCCGGATCTGCGGGCCTTCTGCCAGGACTGGGAGGCGGACCGGACCCGCTATGGGGACATCCACACCTTTGAAGCCCGCCCGCCGGAGGCGGGACAGGGACTCTTCAACATCTCCGCCGTGCCCTGGGCCTCCTTCCGAAGTCTGCACCTGGAGCTGCCGGAGGCCAACGACTACCTGCTGCCCATCTTCACCCTGGGCCGCTACCGGAAGGAGAACGGCCGCACCCTGCTGCCTCTGGCCATGCAGGTCCACCACGGCGTCACGGACGGCTTTCACGTGGGGCGGTTCTTCAACCGCCTCCAGGCCTGGGCGGACAGTGCGCCGGAGATGGGCGCATGAAGCGCCTGTATATGATCGGCGGTCCTATGGGCGTGGGAAAGACCGCCGCCTGCCGCCAGCTGCAGCAGCTGCTGGACCGGAGCGTGTTCCTGGACGGGGACTGGTGCTGGGATGCCCACCCCTTTCAGGTGACGGAGGAGACCCGGGAGATGGTGTTGGAGAACATCTCTTTTCTCCTGAACAGCTTCCTCCGCTGCTCCGCCTATGACCATGTGATTTTCTGCTGGGTCCTGCACCGGCGGGAAATCTGGGAAGACCTGCTCCGCCGCCTGACGGAGCCGTATGTCCTGCGGGCCGTCTCCCTGGTCTGCACACCGGAGACCCTGCGGTCCCGGCTGGAGGGAGATATCCTCGCCGGAAAGCGAATACCGGATGTGTTGGACCGGAGCCTGGCCTACCTGCCGCTGTATGATGCCCTGGACATCCGGCACCTGGATGTGACGGCTTTGACGCCCCGGGAGACGGCGGAGTGCATCCGAAGGGAGGGCGGCGCATGAAGCGGCTGATCGTCCTGCTGGGCGTGGCTGGGGTGTCCCTGTCGGCGGTGTTTGTCCGGTGGTCCACGGCGCCGTCCCTGATCCTGGCGCTGTACCGGATGGCCTTTTCGGCGGCGCTGATGGCGGTCCCGGTACTGGCGGGACGAAGGCGGGAGCTGAAATCCCTGACCCGGCGGGACGTGCTGCTGTGCCTTGCCAGCGGCTTGTTTCTGGGCATCCACTTCGCGGCGTATTTTGGGGCCCTGCGGGCCACCTCCATCGCCTCGGCGGTGGTGCTGGTGGATACGGAGGTATTCTTTGTGGCAGCGGCCTCGGCGTTGTTTCTGGGGCAGCGGCTGCCCCGCCGGACCTGGCCCGCGGTCCTGCTTGCCTTTGCAGGCAGCGCGGTGGTGGCGCTGGCAGACAGCGCCGCCGGGACGAATGCGCTGCTGGGAGATTTGATTGCCCTGGCCGGCGCCGCCGCCATGGCGGTCTATACCATGATCGGAACGGTCTGCCGGCAGCGGCTCTCCACGTCAGTGTACACCTTTCTGGTGTATACGTCCGCCGCGGCCACGCTGCTGGCTGCGGCCCTGCTGAGCGGAACGCCGCTGGCCGGCTACGGTCCGGTGAACGGGCTGACGGCCCTGGGCATGGCGGTATGCTGCACCCTGCTGGGACACAATGTGTTCAGCTGGGGGCTGAAATATCTGCCGCCGGCCTTCATCGCCACGGTCAAGCTGATGGAGCCGGTGTTCGCCTCTGTCTGGGGACTCCTGCTCTTTGGCGAGCGGCCGGGCTGGCTGACGGTTGCCGGAGGCGCGGCGGTCCTTCTGGGCGTGGGGCTGTATGCCCGTACCATCGGCGGGGATGCCGGAAAACGAGAGGAGAGAGAACCATGAGAGAACAGATGCACGTGCGCATCGTCCCCATGACCGGGGACCATCTGGACGAGGTGGCGGAGCTGGAACGGATCTGCTTCACCACCCCCTGGTCCCGGAACATGCTGGTGGAGGAGCTGCAGAACGACTGCGCCGCCTTCCTGGTGGCCCTGGATGACGAGGACCACGTGGCGGGCTACGCCGGCCTGCTGGTGGTGCTGGACGAGGGGTACATCACCAATGTGGCCGTGCGGCCGGAGTGCCGCCGCAACGGCATCGCCCAGAAGCTGCTGCAAGTGTTCCTGGACTTTGCCCAGGCCCACAAGCTGGCGTTTCTGACGCTGGAGGTCCGGGCCTCCAACTACGGGGCCATCGCCCTGTACGGCAGCCGGGGCTTCCGCAGCGTGGGCAGGCGGAAAAACTATTACGAGCATCCGAAGGAGGATGCCATCATCATGACAAAGGAGTTTACCGATGGAACTGAGGATCCCGACACTGGAGCAGCTGCGGACGGTCTATGACCGGGACCTGCGGACAGCATTTCCCGCAGCGGAGCTGAAGCCCCTGAAGAATATGGAGGAGATGTGGGCCGAGGGGCGGTACCGCCCCTGGTGCCTCTTTGACGGGGACGACATCGCCGGCGAGGCATTTTTATGGCTGGGCCACCCCGGCTGGGCCCTGCTGGACTATCTGTGCGTGGCCGCAGACCGCCGGAACGGCGGCCTGGGCTCCGTGATCCTGGAGAAGCTCCGGGAGGCGGAGCGGGGCAATGTGATCTTCGGAGAGAGTGAGATCCCTTGCTACGCCCCGGACCCGGCCATGGCAGAGCGGCGGCTGGGCTTCTATGCCCGCAACGGCGCCCGGACCGCCGGGTATGACACGGAGATGTTCGGCGTACCCTACAAGACCCTGTACTGGGCGGAGGGGAAAGTGGACGAGTCCGCCCTGATGGAGGAGCACCGCTTTATCTATGCCAGTACCTTTGCGCCGGATAAATTCCGCAGATATGTCCGCATCCCCTTTGATCCAAATGGGACGCCGGGCGAGAGAGTATCCTGGCAGCAGTGACGGAAAAGAGAGGGACAGATCATGAAAATTTTGGCCTTTGAGTCCTCCTGCGACGAGACAGCGGTGGCCGTGGTGGAGGACGGGCGCACGGTCCTGTCCGATGCCATCGCCTCCCAGGCGGACCTCCACGCCCTGTACGGCGGCGTGGTGCCGGAGATCGCCTCCCGCAAGCATGTGGAGGCCATTGCCGCCCTGACGGACCAGGCTCTGCGGCAGGCGGGCTGTGAGAAGTCCGACATCGACGCGGTGGCAGTGACCTATGCCCCGGGGCTCATCGGCGCGGTGCTGGTGGGCCTCAGCTTCGCCAAGTCGGTGGCCTTTGCCCTGGGGGTGCCCCTGATCCCGGTGCACCACATCCGGGGCCACATCGCCGCCAATTACCTGGCCTTTCCGGAACTGGAGCCGCCCTTCCTGGCCCTGGCCATCTCCGGAGGCAACACAATGATCGTGGACGTCCGGG
This DNA window, taken from Dysosmobacter welbionis, encodes the following:
- a CDS encoding phosphatase PAP2 family protein, with the protein product MMQAAELAVLDWLQAHLRCDFLDAVMPWISRICDHGEIWILLAAVLLLLWKHRWTGMSLSFALILDLICCNIVLKPLVGRVRPFLVNTAVELLTAPPADASFPSGHTAASFAAVFALRASGSPLWKPALVLAAGIAFSRLYLYVHWPTDVLGGILVGAAAGWAGARLADALRRRRERLGRRA
- the polA gene encoding DNA polymerase I, coding for MKLMVIDGNSILNRAYYGIRPLTTRDGLYTHAIFGFLTTLLRLEGEEAPDALCVTFDVHAPTFRHQASEAYKATRKPMPEELRVQVPVLKEVLDALNIPRYEQEGWEADDLIGTISRKCEADGWDCVVVTGDKDSLQLITDHTMVKLVSTRMGQTTTKDMTETAFQEQYGFAPIHMIDLKALMGDSSDNIPGVPGIGEKTAMALIQQYESIDNLYAKMPDIEAKPAAIRKLAEGEESARESYWLATIVTDAPLDFHPEENLCRKPGPDAYPLFLKLEFTKLIEKFGLSPAEQPAAERADFTMTVEQVTEPAQTERLLALWRAADHVSVLALPDLTGLSVVCRTGADTGVTAELFFDKYQGDWNALLNALFAADVRKVSHNVKDLTRTLLENGLRAEGFVFDTALAAYLLDATAGSYDLARLFVAYFNEELPKALYLEPDAFSLLGDAAAAEASFDSYAAAVDSLYGALAERLAERGQMDLLHEIEMPLCAVLAEMETAGCRVDAKALGAFGDLLARRSAELEQQIYAMAGEEFNINSPKQLGEILFGKLGLPHGKKTKTGWSTNADVLEKLRYEAPIVGAVLEYRQYAKLKSTYADGLLKAMDPDGRVRTSFQMTVTATGRLSSTEPNLQNIPTRTDLGSEIRRMFIPAEGCVLVDADYSQIELRLLAHMAGDEAMIAAFRSGGDFHAETAAKVFHVAPDQVTHEMRRQAKAVNFGIVYGISAFSLSQDIGVSVAEAKAYMEAYFATFPGVRTYMDAIVERAREQGYVETLFHRRRDLPELKSSNFNLRSFGERVALNMPIQGTAADIMKLAMVAVRKRLRQELPEARLVLQVHDELIVECPEAQAETAAALLKEEMENVVSLSVPLTADAHWGRNWLEAKG
- a CDS encoding chloramphenicol acetyltransferase, producing MGFQKIDYAAWPRRPYFEHYHRDVPCWYSMTVDVDISALLPRLRGSGLRFYPSVIHGISRMVNADPALRMAMDETGAIGVYDRVDPTYTIFHKDDETFSVLWTAYQPDLRAFCQDWEADRTRYGDIHTFEARPPEAGQGLFNISAVPWASFRSLHLELPEANDYLLPIFTLGRYRKENGRTLLPLAMQVHHGVTDGFHVGRFFNRLQAWADSAPEMGA
- a CDS encoding AAA family ATPase, which gives rise to MKRLYMIGGPMGVGKTAACRQLQQLLDRSVFLDGDWCWDAHPFQVTEETREMVLENISFLLNSFLRCSAYDHVIFCWVLHRREIWEDLLRRLTEPYVLRAVSLVCTPETLRSRLEGDILAGKRIPDVLDRSLAYLPLYDALDIRHLDVTALTPRETAECIRREGGA
- a CDS encoding DMT family transporter, with the translated sequence MKRLIVLLGVAGVSLSAVFVRWSTAPSLILALYRMAFSAALMAVPVLAGRRRELKSLTRRDVLLCLASGLFLGIHFAAYFGALRATSIASAVVLVDTEVFFVAAASALFLGQRLPRRTWPAVLLAFAGSAVVALADSAAGTNALLGDLIALAGAAAMAVYTMIGTVCRQRLSTSVYTFLVYTSAAATLLAAALLSGTPLAGYGPVNGLTALGMAVCCTLLGHNVFSWGLKYLPPAFIATVKLMEPVFASVWGLLLFGERPGWLTVAGGAAVLLGVGLYARTIGGDAGKREEREP
- the rimI gene encoding ribosomal protein S18-alanine N-acetyltransferase, yielding MREQMHVRIVPMTGDHLDEVAELERICFTTPWSRNMLVEELQNDCAAFLVALDDEDHVAGYAGLLVVLDEGYITNVAVRPECRRNGIAQKLLQVFLDFAQAHKLAFLTLEVRASNYGAIALYGSRGFRSVGRRKNYYEHPKEDAIIMTKEFTDGTEDPDTGAAADGL
- a CDS encoding GNAT family N-acetyltransferase produces the protein MELRIPTLEQLRTVYDRDLRTAFPAAELKPLKNMEEMWAEGRYRPWCLFDGDDIAGEAFLWLGHPGWALLDYLCVAADRRNGGLGSVILEKLREAERGNVIFGESEIPCYAPDPAMAERRLGFYARNGARTAGYDTEMFGVPYKTLYWAEGKVDESALMEEHRFIYASTFAPDKFRRYVRIPFDPNGTPGERVSWQQ